From Paraburkholderia sprentiae WSM5005:
CTGCCGTGCTGCGTCTTGATCAGATGCAGCATCAGATCCATCGACGCGATGCCGCCCGAGCATGTCATGCGGTCACGGTCGATTTCGTAGAGCTTACTGCTGCATAGCAGATCCGGAAACGCCTCGGTGAAAGCCGGCAGATTCTCCCAGTGAATCGTGCACTGATAGCCATCGAGCAGGCCCGCTAGCGCAAGCAGATAGGTGCCGGTCGAAAGCGAGCCGATGACCGAATTCGTGCGTGCCGCGCGTCGCAAGGCAGCGACGAATACCGGTTCGAGCGCGGGCGCAAGACGCAGGCCGCCGCAGACGAACACGTAATCCGCCTCGGCCAGCACGGTATCGAATTTGCGCGCAGTGAGCGCGATTCCGTTCGACGAAACCACCGGGTCGCCATCCAGGCTCGCGAGCGTCCAGGCGTACAACGTTTCGCCCGCAAGGCGGTTGGCCGAGCGCAACGGCTCGATCGCCGACGAGAGGCTCATCATCGACAAGCCATCGGCCAGCAGGAACACGAACTGGCAAGGCGCGGCGGCGGACGAAGAAACGGTATTGAGCAAACGCGCGGCGTCGGTTGAATGATTCGAACCTTCGCATCCGCGAAGGCGCCCTGAGCAAAGCATGTGACCGCTATTATGGCCGTTAAAAAAACGTATGGAAACGAGCAGACGCAGTGGTATTCGCACGCGCAGTAGAAGACGCTGTTCGTGGGCAACGGCGGCAAGCCGGCCCCGTTTGTCGACGGCGTGCAGAAACTGAGCGACATGCTCGTCGATCTCAAGCAGATCGACGAGTCCGAGGTCATGAGGGGCCTGGAAGGCACGGGCTGACATTCATCGCGGGTGCACCGATGCTTCTGCTATCCATCGCTTTCGCTTACTACTGGTTGCAGGTCGTCTGCTATTGCGCTTCGAGCGCCTCAGCCTCTTCACTATGCGTTCAAGACACTCGCCCACACGATGATCGACCTGCGGCACTACTGCCGCACCTGATCGAGCGGCGTCGCTTAGGTTTTCAGTTCCGGCGCAGTGCGTCGTGATCCAGCTCACGCGTACACCCTTGAGACATCATGACGGCTCGCGCTTTCCCGCTTTCCCGAAAGCTCGTAAAAATATGTCCGTGCCCCGGCGTGTCCGCTCCTTAATTTCCCTATCGGTTGCCCGCTGCACAACTCCGAACAGGATGCGCGCGTGCAGATCACCTGCCCACAGGCTCACCAGGTCGTGTGCCGCCAGCTCCGGCGAGTCGACGATCAGTTCATTGCGCGCCGCGGCCTCGCTGATGATACCGGCCAGTACCGCCACAGTCCGTCCCGGCCCTGCATTGTAAAAGCGTGTTCTTAGCGGCAGGTCTTGGCGCCCGGTCGGCAGCGCGTGCGCCATGCCAGCAACATGGACATCGACGATGATCTTCAGGAATGCGGCGCCGATTGCAGACAGCCGTTCCCGTAAGGGTAAATCTTCGGAACTCGCGGGCGGCAGTGCCAGGAGCATCCGCTCCGAAACGTCACTCACGACGGCCTCGAATAACGCTTCCTTGTCCGAGAAATGGCTATAGACCGTCATCTTTGACACCCCCGCCTCTGCGGCGACGGCCTCCATGGTCACGGTGTCGTAGCGCTGCCCGGAGAACAGCCTCGTTGCCGCTTCCACAATGGACGTGTGCTTGGCGGCATCTTTCGGCCGACCGACGCGGCTCTCTGGCGAACTTTTCCGCACTAATAATTCCTCCTTGCAATTTCTGTACTTTATAGTCTAGCATATCGGTTGCTGTACTAATGGGTATAGAAACACATGCGCACGTCAAAGACTAGCAAAAACATTCATGCGAAGCACAACGGCCGCTTATCGATAGCGCAGGGGCGAGCCGCTCCGCTTGCGTCTCTGTCATTGGCCGCACTTCTGGCCGTCGAAACTATGCTCGCGGGTTGCACGGTCGGACCGAATTATGTCGCTCCGCCAGCGCCCAATGTGTCGAGGTTTACGGAGAAGCCAGTTCCCGCGCGCACTGTTTCCGCCGACACGACCGCGGGCACCGCGCAGACCCTCGCCGAGGGGCGCGACATTCAGGGTGACTGGTGGGCGCTGTTCCATTCGCCGCAGATCAACGCGCTGGTCGAGCGCGCGCTCAAGGCCAATCCCACGCTTGCCGCCGCTCAGGCGACGTTGCGCGAGGCGCGCGAGAACACGCGTGCGGAGCAGGGCAGTTTTTTCCCGCAAATCAGCGCGAGCACATCGGCCGAGCGCGAGCGCACCATGCTGGTGAGCCCGGTGCCGCAGACATACAGCCTCATAAGCGGATCGCTCAGCGTGTCGTACACGCTCGATGCATTCGGCGGCGTTCGTCGGCAAGTCGAGCAACTGAACGCCCAGGCTGAGTATCAGCGCTACGAACTGGAGGCGACCGAACTGACGCTGATCGCGAACGTCGTCAATGCGGCCATCAACGAGGCTTCGTTGCAGGCGCAGATTGACACGACACACGAGATCATCCGTGCGTATGCTGCCGCGCTCGACGTTACGCGCCACCGCTTCGAGGCCGGCGGCGTAAGCCAGGTGGACGTGCTGCAGCAGCAATCGCTGCTGGATGCGCAGATCGCCACGCTGCCCGGTTTGCAGAAGCAGCTCGAGCAGCAGCGCAATCAACTCGCGGTGTACCTGGGCGGCCTGCCGACCGACTACACCGGGTCTACGCTGGATCTCGCCAGCCTCGTGCTGCCGGAGGAACTGCCGGTGTCGCTGCCGTCGAGTCTGGTTGCGCAGCGCCCCGACATCCAGGCGTACGGCGCCTTGCTGCATTCGGCGACGGCGAACGTCGGCATCGCGGTGGCAAACATGTTGCCGCAGATTTCGCTGACCGGCAGTTATGGACGCGAAGGCAGCAGCTACTCAAACCTTTTCAACCCCGCAGGCATTGTGTGGAGCCTCGCGGGTAGCCTCACCCAGCCGGTCTTCGAGGGCGGCACACTCAAGGCGAAGAAGCGCGCCGCCGATGCTGCGGTCGATGTCGCCGCCGCCCAGTACAGCAGCACGGTCAACTCGGCGTTTCAGGACGTGGCCAATGCGCTCGTCGCCATTCATCGGGATGCCGAAACGCTTGCTGCGAACCTCGAGACGCAGAAAACGGCTGCTGCGAGCCTCAGGGTCGCTCAGGCGCAATACCACGCGGGCGGCGGGACTTACCTCAATGTGCTGAGCGCCGAGCAATCCGATCAGAGCGCGCGCCTCAACCTGATTTCCTCTCAAGCCACTCGCTACACCGATACGGTCGCGCTCTTCCAGGCGCTGGGCGGTGGCTGGTGGCATCGAAGCGATGTCGATCCCAAAGTTGCGCAATGTTGCGGAGCATTCTAAATCATGACCCCTGTTACCTCGCTTGCGGATACCGCCAATACCCCGCCTGAATGGCAGCGGCCGCCAAGAACCGTGCTTCGCCTGTTTCTGATGCTTCTGGTGGTGGGACTGCTTGCCGCCGCGCTGATTGGTTTCCACCTGTTCAAGGGGCACATCCTGAAGCAGGTCACGGCCGGCATCCAGTCGCAACAGGCGACCGTGTCGACCACATCCGCTGTCTTGCAGCCGTGGCAGCCGACGCTCACGGGCGTCGGATCGCTGCGGGCGTCGACGGGTGCGGATCTTTCGCTGGAAACGAGCGGCGTGGTCGATGAAATCGACTTCGAGTCCGGCCGCGACGTCAAGCAAGGGACCGTGCTGCTCCGCCTGCGTCCGAACGACGATCCCGCCAAGCTCGCGCAACTGCAGGCCACTGCCAGTCTGGACGAGATCACCTACAAGCGCGACCTGCAGCAACTTGCGGCGCAGGGCGTGGCGCAGTCGACCGTGGATACAGATGTCGGCAACCTGAAGGCGGCGCGCGCGCAAGTCGCGGCGCAACAGGCGCTGATGAACGAGAAGGTCGTCCGCGCGCCGTTTTCGGGACGTCTGGGCGTGCGTCAGGTCGATGTGGGTCAATACCTGGCGGCCGGCACGACGGTTGTCACGTTGCAGGCACTCGACCCGATGTTGCTCGACTTCTATCTGCCGCAGCAGGTGCGTGGGCAGATCAGCGTCGGACAGACCGCATCGGTGAGCGTTGATGCGTATCCCGGCAAGACGTTCACCGGCACGGTGACGTCGATGAATTCGAAGGTCGACACCTCGAGCCGCATGCTGCAGATACGCGCGTCGTTTGCGAACCCC
This genomic window contains:
- a CDS encoding GlxA family transcriptional regulator; translation: MLNTVSSSAAAPCQFVFLLADGLSMMSLSSAIEPLRSANRLAGETLYAWTLASLDGDPVVSSNGIALTARKFDTVLAEADYVFVCGGLRLAPALEPVFVAALRRAARTNSVIGSLSTGTYLLALAGLLDGYQCTIHWENLPAFTEAFPDLLCSSKLYEIDRDRMTCSGGIASMDLMLHLIKTQHGSDLAVRVANQFHHERIRDTADSQRGWRDQNHASLPRGIRRAIEMMRAHVETPLQINDIGSAIGMTSRQMERLFLRHLNATPARYYVQLRLERARELLTYSSVPVADVAVATGFASPSHLARWVRRAYGISPTEMRAAQPRS
- a CDS encoding TetR/AcrR family transcriptional regulator, giving the protein MRKSSPESRVGRPKDAAKHTSIVEAATRLFSGQRYDTVTMEAVAAEAGVSKMTVYSHFSDKEALFEAVVSDVSERMLLALPPASSEDLPLRERLSAIGAAFLKIIVDVHVAGMAHALPTGRQDLPLRTRFYNAGPGRTVAVLAGIISEAAARNELIVDSPELAAHDLVSLWAGDLHARILFGVVQRATDREIKERTRRGTDIFLRAFGKAGKREPS
- a CDS encoding efflux transporter outer membrane subunit, with protein sequence MSRFTEKPVPARTVSADTTAGTAQTLAEGRDIQGDWWALFHSPQINALVERALKANPTLAAAQATLREARENTRAEQGSFFPQISASTSAERERTMLVSPVPQTYSLISGSLSVSYTLDAFGGVRRQVEQLNAQAEYQRYELEATELTLIANVVNAAINEASLQAQIDTTHEIIRAYAAALDVTRHRFEAGGVSQVDVLQQQSLLDAQIATLPGLQKQLEQQRNQLAVYLGGLPTDYTGSTLDLASLVLPEELPVSLPSSLVAQRPDIQAYGALLHSATANVGIAVANMLPQISLTGSYGREGSSYSNLFNPAGIVWSLAGSLTQPVFEGGTLKAKKRAADAAVDVAAAQYSSTVNSAFQDVANALVAIHRDAETLAANLETQKTAAASLRVAQAQYHAGGGTYLNVLSAEQSDQSARLNLISSQATRYTDTVALFQALGGGWWHRSDVDPKVAQCCGAF
- a CDS encoding efflux RND transporter periplasmic adaptor subunit, which encodes MTPVTSLADTANTPPEWQRPPRTVLRLFLMLLVVGLLAAALIGFHLFKGHILKQVTAGIQSQQATVSTTSAVLQPWQPTLTGVGSLRASTGADLSLETSGVVDEIDFESGRDVKQGTVLLRLRPNDDPAKLAQLQATASLDEITYKRDLQQLAAQGVAQSTVDTDVGNLKAARAQVAAQQALMNEKVVRAPFSGRLGVRQVDVGQYLAAGTTVVTLQALDPMLLDFYLPQQVRGQISVGQTASVSVDAYPGKTFTGTVTSMNSKVDTSSRMLQIRASFANPDGALLPGMFATASVASGAEQSLVTIPQTAVTYNPYGSLVYVVHERKDAQGRPQASVRQQFVTTGGTRGDQVSILKGLKAGDVVVTAGQLKLHNDALVQIDNSVKLPNDAAPVPQDH